The DNA segment CACCTATATCAGAAAGCAGAGTTCATCCATCTATCGattcattcaattaaaattaaaattaaaatattaaaagttaaatattaaaaccaagatGATGGCAGCCTCAGGATGGGAATCTTCCTGTCAGTCACCCCCAATGTAGCAAGCCTCTGTCGGGGCCGTAGGCCAAGCAGCGCAGCAGGCTTTAGAAGGCCAAGAGTGTATTAATTACTGCTCAGATCCACCTATAATCCACCAGATCATCCTGGTGGTATTTACTACCAGAAAAGGCAAGTATCGAATAAACAACTAGCTGCCCTAATAGTCTCAAGGACCCTGTCCACTTCCTCAGGTCCAACTGGATCAAACTGTTCTCAGATAACTGGTTAAATATACTCCCTAAAATAAAGAATTTCAGAGAACTGTTAAGAGTTAAGAAGCAGCTTTAAAGTTATATTTATAAACTGTAATTTCTAACAGTTGCTGaaccaatggtcataagtcaagaactacctatattttCCTCATATATTAAGCATGTAACTGAATCACATACCTAATAGAATTCCAAATAAAATATGGTTGTAATAGAATAAATTCAAAATTCTTCTTACCCAAGGCATGTTTTACAAGATCAGGCACTAATACAATAAGCTGTCAGTTGAAAAAACTCTGGATTTTTCCTTGACATTTTGAATTATACTAACCTGGCCAGGAACCCAAACTCCTCTTCTACTGCCATCCCAGGAAACACTTTTGTTTTCCTGGCAAAGATAAATTCCAGGATATGTACACCATGGCACATTCAGGACACTACAACTACACAAACTCATTTACAGGAAGATAGGCAATTATGCAATTGAGATTTCACTCACAGCAAGACTGCACATGTGAAAATTAACCAACACCCCATTCCTTTGTAACAGAAGTAATGTATTTCTTACCATTGTTGTCTGGCTTGCATATTTTTCTGTCCATTGTCTGGCATTTTTGAGAAATGCTTGCTTGTTGTATTTATACTCCGAAGACTAGACATAATAAAAAAGGGCGAGAAAAGGATAATTATGGCCTTTCATCTCAACATATAGTTATATTTAATGGCAGATTTATCTGACAACATGGAAGACTTCACCTTATAGATATATACATAAAGGCTAAACTTTTAAAGAGGCCTTAATAGTTTATATACTGCATATAACATGTGTGAATTTTGTAGCATGAACATTGAAAAATTCTATTAGCATGTTTTATTATGCCATAAATTATATTCACTGACTTTCTATCTGAAGAGTATTGtgcaaataaataagaaaaaaatcacaaagtaTCTCCTTGTAAACCaggcaatttaaatttctaaagtaTAGTATATttcaattaaatataatataatataatataatataatataatataatataatataatataatataatataatataatataatataatataatataatataatataatataatataatataaataaaagaatgaaaccTACTATATCAGCCATTAGAGGGTCATCAGGATTAGGTTCATTCATGAGGATCTGGATGGAAGTTAGCAAAGTAGCAATGTTCAGGGATGGCCTCCAAGCACCCTTACATGCAAGAATAGAAGACAAAATATATTGGAGACAAGTAAGTTACCCTCCAAGATTTTTCAAATATTATTGCAGACTGAATGTTTTAATTGCCTCCCAAGTTATAGAAGTATGTTCCACAGTAAAAAGTTGCAGAGTAATCTCGCCTCTTAATGAACATTCATTTCTTTACCTTCTAACCAGTTAGGCATATATTTTTTCTAAGGCAGCCCTAAGTTActcagttttttttgttttttttatttgaatttatatcccgcccttctccgaagactcagggcagcttacattgtgttaagcaatagtcttcatccatttgtatattatatacaaagtcaactttattgcctccaacaatctgggtcctcattttacctaacttataaaggatggaaggctgagtcaaccttgggcctggtgggacttgaacttgaagtaattgcaagcagctgttaataacagacagacttagtctgctgagccaccagaggccccaccaGAGTTAAGTTTAGGTACTCATTAGTTTTCTTTTCCAATATTCAATGGCTCCTAGAAATCATGTAATATGCTTAATATAGATTGAGCTTAATAGGTGGATGGAAGGAAGCAAATTCTGTACACtctgatgtatttttttaaaaaggcaacattGATAACTTTCTAGTTTGTAGGTTTATGGTTCCGGCTGTAGTTTATAGCTTTATGGATGCTATATCCATGAATAGTAATTCATGTGTACGGTAAAATAAACATATTGTAAAAATATCACTTCACACATAAGGCTCCTAAGTTTCTCAACAAAATTACTTCAGGACAAACCCAGCAAGTGATCTCTTTGTAGCAATATGCATGCCAGAGACTGCATCCTGCACAGATAAAGCCATTTATATCAGTAATCATAGGAGCTGTCATAGATCTCCATGTTAGTGTAATTTTATCTAAAATGATAAAGCATCAGTCCCCCCAGATAGAGTAGGCTTGGAAATCAGAGGAGCTAATGCTAGTTTTATTAGAATGTTATAGTAGCAGAATCTCAAAAGTTTAAATGTGATTTCCTTCCCTTTATCTTCATGAAAACTAAGCTACCCAAAGTCATTggaaatgagatgggcagcaaataaattttataaataaataaaataaaaaccaaggaGAGTCATGACTGAGACTccttctcaaattacatttctgccccAGGCCAGATTTTAACTGACCATTATCTTGGTTGAggttcttcctcctgttcctcaaggttatttcTTCTGCCTATTTCAGATAATAAAGCTACAGATAAAATTAAAGTCCTGTTGTCACAGGACTTTAGAAGAAAAGAATGCAATCCCTGCTATTCATTATTCCAGAGTGTTATAAATTTCATCCCAGTAAAACCATCCTTggagaattagatttttaaactaatGTTTCTGGGCGATTCTCTTAAGGATAATAGAACTGCAACTTACAATACTGTAGAAGCGATGCAATGCATTACCTTGGGTGGTAATCTAAGAACATCCAGGCAAATTCTTCCAGCTGAATCAATGTTGGGATGGTAAATGGGAGTAAGAAAGCGCATTTTTGGAGGTTCAAATGGATACCTATTTCAGAAATAGTTCTCATTATTAgaaaaggaagatttttttaacGGGTTACAATCTGTTCTTTATTCCCAAGTCATTTTTCAACTTATAAATCCCAATTACTTGTTACTGAATTTACTAGAGTTTATTGACAACTTTCTGGTTCCTAGTCCAATCTTTTGAAGATTCATAGATAATATGTCCCTTTTATATggctatttgttttaaatttcaaaaaCTCAGAATCAACATTATACCTTTCAGGAACAATTACTTCCAAGGCAAAAACTCCTTTTTCATATGGGGTATTTGTACATCCTAGTATTTCtaaaagaaagatataaattGTGTTAACATTGACCTCTTTAAGTAACTGTTGCGCTTACTGTAAAAACAGAGTTAGATTTAAGAAGTATAGTCTAGTAATCTCTTTAacatctattctattcaagaaatTCAGCTGAAAAGGAACAAAGAAGAGCACCAAAGAGTCTGATAATTACTGATTAttcaaagttggaaagtaaagtaGGATACATTCAACAGTGAATTTCAACAATTTCAAGTACAGGGTTTCtggctaaggaaaaaaaaacacaataggaaCTACAGCAATTACTTGAAAAGGGAGCAACTTTTCTATTTCCTGTTATAAAATGatcaattatttttctattttttgcatATATACACAGAAACACACAGACACATCTTTCTTCTACATTAGCAAAATAGGTTTCTTTATTTTGAAGATAAATgtgttggggggcgggggggtggaGCCAGAATAGGAAAAAATCATATGGACTCAAATTTATTAAGTATCAATACATCCAGGATAAACAGATTAATGAGAATGTTCTTATTTAAAAAGGATTGAAACCTATAGAAAATGAAATCTCGGAAAACAGACATGTGCGACTGTTTTAATTATTAATGTTTAACTACTTTCTGAAATTATAAGTAAATTATGACAGCTGTTACTTTTTCAGTTTTAAGATTGAGTTAATTCTTAAATACATTTTAAGTTGTTTATACACTTTGTAAATACACTATTGTTATAGTATATTATTAGCTATTGCTAAATAGAGACATCTGATGTGCCTTAGATTCAGTTGCAAAGATTCTTCATAGAACATAATGGCACACACAACATGCAACGGCTTTATAAAACAATCAGACTCTGATTTTGCCGTATGTTTTATAGTACCCTTTTGGAGTCAAATCCaaagagggcctctgtggctcaggctgctaatgcagtctgttattaacagcagctgcctgcaattactgcaggttctagtcccaccaggcccaaggttgactcagccttccatcctttataaggtaggtaaaatgaggacccagattgttgggggcaataagttgactttgtatataaatatataaatagaatgaagactattgctaacatagtgtaagccgccctgagtcttcggagaagggcgggatataaatgcaaataaataaaaaaaagacctaACAAGCTTTCCAGTAAAGCAGGCCCTGAAAGTTATTcaagggaagaaaagaataaattatgcaaaataaGTGAATAtctataaaaaatataattaactGCATAATTCAAGATCATACAATTAATTTGTAAAATTCATTTAGTCACATTTATAAATCCTCTAAATGACTGATACCAAGCAATCAGCAATGTCAATTGATAATCATCATCATTCAAAACAAACTCAATCATCAGAACACAGAATGAGGGCTTGTTTAGCCTCATCTATTAAGAACTCTATGATGTGCTCACTTTAAATTAcagatatgtattattttatcaaAGTACAAATTCTttcatttcaagaaaaaaattattttgtccaATAATTATTCCCATTTGGTCCTGGAATCGCTAGATATTTCCATCCTATGATGTTAAAATATATTCAGTGAAATCTACTCTCAAAGAAATTTAGGtttaatttgaaataaataagacATGCACGTATGGATACTGAAACCAGATAAttgatttcaaattttaatttaataacaaAAAATATAGAGATTGTATGTCTTAACAATTGTAATGTTTGACATAGGTTATATGAGGCCCTATTTTCTTGCAAAGTAATTTGCTATAATAATTAGTACATTTGTTCGAGGGATAAACACTGAGAAGTTCAGTTAACTCAGGTGGTACCAAAGGGGGAACAAGCATACACAAGTGACAAGGATAAGGGTTGTAAAATATGCTTATCAATTTCACAGATGACCGAGAGATTAGAAGGATAGCACATGTTTTATAGGGCAGGATTGCAGTTCAAAAGGATTTTAACAGCTGAAACAGATAGAAACTATTAAGATGAATTTCAGTAGAGATAATGCAAACTTCTACATTTAGATTAAAAAATCAAAGTTATAGGTTATACTGAGCAGCATTATATGAACAAAAGAATTTGAATGTGTTAgtgcagtgttggcaaaccttttcagcaccaagtgccgaaactggagtgtGTGCATGTAGgggagcgccagaaactggaagagctcccTGAAGCACACACACCAgaaacctggtcttctggtttctgacgtgcatgcgcatgcaaagaCCAACTGTCCAGCGTTCCCATGCACACAAAGACGACCTgaccagaagagcaacaggcaatgctggcgtgcccagagagatggctctgcgtgccacttctggttcaccatcacggtcttaGTGCATCACAAATTGAGCCTCAGTGAACAATGTGATGCACTGCAAAAAAGCAAAAGTATTCATAGGCCACAGAAACATAAACGTAAGATCAAGAGAAGTTATGGTTCCACATCTACAATATTGCATCTAGTTGTGGCACTGGACATTGGGCAGATCAGTGACAAAGTACTTTGAGTCAGAGTACAGTGGACAGTCACCAAGATGATAAGAATTCAGGAAGAAAACACTTATGGGGAAAATTGGCAGGTTTTAGGTGGCCTGGAAAAATTATGAAGAAACATAACAGCTGTTTTCAAATGTCTGAAGGGCTGTCATTTAGAAGGTAGGACAGAATTATCCAGAGTTGTTGCAAAAGACATGACATGAAACAGTAAGTTGAAATTACACAGGCTTCATTTGAGCATTTAAAAAGTCCTAATGGTAAAAGCTATTTAACAATGGAACAGACTGCTCTACAAAATGATGGACTCTCTTGCTGAAGACTAGATGGTCATCCATCCATTGGGGATGCCCATTGTAATAGATTCTGCACTGGACAGAGTGTTTGACCACattatcttcaaggtccctttcaattcttgcATTCTACGCTATATGAGTCTAAAAAGCCTGAAAGGAAATTTATATTTACAGTGAAGCTAGAACTGTAAAAAATAAGACTTCTAAGCAACATACATTAAAAAGATGATTCAACAGCAacctaaaaataaatagaatctaATATATTTGTATTTGCAGTATATACATACGGGCTTGAAGATCATTTATGTGATTTCCATTCTGCCAGCAGGTAATTCCTGGTGGTGGCTCTGTGGCCAATAACTGCAGCTCTCTCTTCAGCCGTGAAGCCCTTTGCATTGCACTGCAATGACATAAGCAAAAACATTACATCATTTAGTTCCTTTCTTTTCAGTTCCCTTATATCTTCCTCAAATCATAAATTTTAGTATAAGGAATAAACTTTCATGAGCAGCAGTTCACTTATTCAGTAATTGCATCTCACAAAAGCTTAAACACCTTACAATAAAATGCATCAGTCTTGAAAGTACTATCAGGATCTTTCTGATTTTTAGCTACTATTGACTAACCTAACTCACAACTACAATATCACAAATCTTGCAATAATccttaatattataatataagtaGTTTATTTAAAAGGAGACGCAGGATGTACAGAAcaattaaagcatttttttatctgAAACTACTAATTCAGACTTCATAATAACTAGTCATTGATAAATTATCAAAGTAATTTCTTAACTGGCCTTAGATAGGACACCGAAAAGTGGATGTTTCAGATGTGAAACTGTGGCACCTTTCctcctgcccagtctcttctgttAGGCAAATTATTAAAATGGTAAAACGAATAAATCTAAGTGAAATAACCCAAAGATGCTTACTCCATGGCTTTGAAGTTTTGAAATTATGGAACCTGTAACCCTATACTTATCAACAGCATCATATTAAGGAAGTCTTTTCATTGATCAAGTATTCAAGGTTGGGGCTGGTGCCCTCCCTTTTCTTATTTCCCCAGTGTGTCTGCCCAAGGAAATGAGGGACCAGAAGAGTTTGCCCCAAGGAGTAACCCCAGTTTAATGAGATTACCATCCTCCCCAACACTTAGACTTTATTAATGCACACCAATTAGTATACATTAAAAGGAAACTTCGTTGCATACAGCTGTCAAAAGGACACcacttccaatatacactacataaaaacgacaaaataaataccaaattatgcatatactcaattatattatattatatattatattatataatattatattatattatattatattatattatattacacacACGAAGAGAGGCAATTTAATAGTAACGTGAAGGTTTTAACATACACACCTTAAACTATGGTCGTCTTCCTCCCCACCTCCCTCCACCACGAACCCTCTCGGGACCCAGCGCACTCAAGTCTTTGCTCGGAGCAACGGGACTACGATCCTGGAGAGTAAAGCTGCCTCCTACGAAGGGAAGGAGTTGGCCTCGCTCGTTTTTCGCCTCTGGAAGACGGCAGGAGTCCAAGAACAGAAGACAGGAGTCTGAATGCGTTCCCCCCTCTAACAGCTCCGAAAAGGCCCCGCTGAGCTCAGAAGCCAAGCTGAGGGAAAACTTCGGAAAAGCGCGCCACAAATTCCCAACCAGCAAGAGCCAAGATGTCGTAACGGCCGGCAATGTGACcggctgaaaaaaatgccctTCAAGATCTGACTCTATGCCGATTGGCTATTACAAAAAATGGTTCCCGCCTCAGGAATTTAAATCAGCGGACAGGAGGATTTTTAAGAGGAACTTGTCACTTGGTTAAGGCTTCCGGTTCGGGGCTGTAGGGAGGGTATAACGAATAAATTCATATATCCTTGCCTAATGCTTTACAGCTGCAACTATCCTCACACAACCATAACTCTGTGAATTTAAACGCCTGTCTTAATTGCTATTATATTCGCACAGCGATGGTTGAATGGCAATCGGCGCTCTATTGTGAATCGCTAGGAAGAAGaaatggtgtgtgtttttttaatttcattttgtcacaacggtatacacaaacattgtcgtaagtaaaaaaaacatatcatgaagaatatatatatgttttctgaggtttggattccagagaaataagattaccaaactaatccaaaaagaaccccccactaaaatcgaagacagagaacaagaaaacggcacagccctctttccatatataaaaggcaccacagacagaatcagcaagatcctccacaaacataacatcaagacagcattctgcacaaaccaaaaaatatccaccatcctaagaaaccccaaagacaaaattgagttagaaaatcaaggagtatatgaaatcccatgcaccgcctgccccaccacatacattggacaaaccagaagaataagtgcacgcattgaagaacacaagaactcagtcaaaaaagaggaaccaacttcttccctggtccaacaccttaaagccacaggacacgatattgactttaaaaagaccagaactatcgccaaaactgaacactttaacaacagaataatcagagaagccatcgagatagaaagacgcccacacagcatgaacaaacgagatgatacctcccgcctaccagccatttggaaacccgcccttattgacaaacgagtccctaacacgaggaatgacaccagacccacactcacgaggtccacacaggatgtcaccaccacacatccacccagaaagcagacccaaacccacactgatcaggaagcacgaccaaggaccagaagccagaccgcagctgcaacattagccatttcaaacccctccaatccatacatgcagcagacagacacccactatgaagatgtagcacgaccacaaacacgaagccaaacaacagcaatgcagctcaccagctcaaatccccctgcaactcagactaatctgagcacaaccaagcgcccacccaaacaggacacatccccagccaatcagagcacaaaaaaaaccccatccaatcagagcacagccaagctcccacccaatcagttcaaacccccactagcagttaaaaaggaagaaacagctgcaaccacacattgctcccagaagcacaaagctgaagcctgaagatgacgaatgagacttcgtcgaaacgtcgccaagacacttccaattttacgcgggagaaaacccgaataaccaaagacctacatatatatatgtaaagaatatgcatcagctatattaatttgatgtaatgaagggaacaatataaaaatttgaaaaataaataaataaataaataaataaataaataaataaataaataaataaataaataaataaataaataaatatgacaggaatggtaggcatttttgtgttcttatgcacgtcccttgtaGTCTTATAACCCTTATAAACCCTTATATATAAACCCTTATAGGCTTATATGTTTgtggttatagaatagaatataattttttattggccaagtgtgattggacacacaaggaatttgtcttggtgcatatgctctcagtgtacattatttatttattttcaccatAAAGGTGGAGCAACAGATACTGGCAACTTTTAATTCAAGAATTTATCTTATAGTACTAATTCAATTCATTCATAGTACTAATTCAATTCATGGGATCATGAGCCCAACCAAATAAAATGTATTCTCTAAACTAGACTTTTGGACCTTGTGAAAGCACTGCCAGATATTCTATGCACACCCACATCAGTTACTATATTCTCTTTTTGCTATGAGACACTGCATAAATAAATAGGATTTAGTtggttagatttttatcctgtcttttCTTATACAGGATATAAATCTAGTTTACTTATAAAGGTAGATTGTAAGAAAGTTCAAAAAGGTTTCATTTTGTAATTTAATTGTCACTACTGGGCAGAATTTTGGTAATTAGGATGAACATTTTATCAAGGGTGTTATTTTCATTTCATCATCAATACTGGTgaacaaacaaaagcaaaaagataTCTCTTAAATttgcatggcaaaaaaaaaaagtcatacatTAGGGTTTGGAATAGAGTAGACAGTAAGACTCCTAAAATTTCTCTTTGGCTTTCACCGGATTAAGCCTTTTTAGAAGAGAAATGATAGCTACACAAAGTTGATTAACATATACTGACTTACTGACATTAAAAACCTGAGAACAATTTGAGAAGGGTTATATTGGTCAAGGTTTGCTTGTGAACAGTTATTGGTTTTAAACCGAATAAGAATTTTGCTGTTATAAATGTGAAATCTgactttaaaatggattaatgtacTAACAATGACCATGCTATTGGTAAGATATATAAACTATTATTGAAAATAAACATGGAAGATGGCATAATTAAGTGGGCAAAAAAATTGACTATAATGTAATACTTTGCGACTGGGAGAATATGTAGAGTAAAAGATTAAAATTTACACTGAATTGTAACTTGAAAAAGAATTTTTATAAGACAACGTATCATTAGTCTTTAACACCTGATAAATTGTCAAATATGTATAAGGATATGCAAAATATaggctggaaatgtaatcaatttTTATCATATTTGACGGAAAGCTAAGAAATATTGGGGTAGTTAAGAGTATTTTTAAACTAAATGTACAACTGAAACCAGATGGATTTTAGATTTGATGGATAAACAGATGCAAAAAAGCATGGAACTCTGTTTTTATCTATGATAACAGTAGCAAGACTTCTTTATGTGTAGACATGAAAAGACTGACAGATTCCTGCAATGTAAGAATGGATGATGAAGCTAAATAGAGTTGGAA comes from the Ahaetulla prasina isolate Xishuangbanna chromosome 3, ASM2864084v1, whole genome shotgun sequence genome and includes:
- the UBE2T gene encoding ubiquitin-conjugating enzyme E2 T, encoding MQRASRLKRELQLLATEPPPGITCWQNGNHINDLQAQILGCTNTPYEKGVFALEVIVPERYPFEPPKMRFLTPIYHPNIDSAGRICLDVLRLPPKGAWRPSLNIATLLTSIQILMNEPNPDDPLMADISSEYKYNKQAFLKNARQWTEKYASQTTMSLEITNEENHKSQAELPKDSSISQKRKGSNISGLSKKCRLET